One region of Dryobates pubescens isolate bDryPub1 chromosome 20, bDryPub1.pri, whole genome shotgun sequence genomic DNA includes:
- the ADPRS gene encoding ADP-ribosylhydrolase ARH3, with the protein MAAAAGSPSGTGRAAARSRPALARFRGCLAGALLGDCLGAVFEDRSVVKLPDLLRFLQGLESAPEEGEPAGSARRETLSYTDDTAMSRSVVQSLLAKKEFDEVDMAKRFAEEYKKEPNRGYGMAVVNVFKKLLSPKCSDVFEPARAQFNGKGSYGNGAAMRVAGISLVYPDIQDVKKFAKLSAELTHANSLGYNGAILQALAVHLALQGELSKETFLEQLINHMEDVEADDKSLTDARALGFEDLPFSRRLKKIKEFLELSSVPRADVLSELGNGIAALRSVPTAIYSFLRCMEPDPDIPDHYSNLQRTITYCISLGGDTDTIATMAGAIAGAYYGEEQIPPTWEQSCEAFQETQKIAQSLHELYCQKLSAHGQPGL; encoded by the exons ATGGCGGCGGCCGCGGGGTCGCCCTCTGGTACTGGGCGAGCAGCGGCGAGATCTCGGCCTGCGCTCGCCCGGTTCCGGGGTTGTTTGGCCGGAGCGTTGTTGGGCGACTGCCTGGGTGCCGTCTTTGAAGACAGGAGCGTGGTGAAACTCCCCGATCTGCTGCGCTTCCTCCAAGGCCTGGAATCGGCACCTGAGGAGGGGGAACCGGCCGGCAGCGCCCGCAGAG AAACACTTTCATACACGGACGACACAGCCATGAGCAGGTCGGTGGTGCAGTCCCTGCTAGCCAAGAAGGAGTTTGATGAAGTTGATATGGCCAAGAG gtttGCTGAGGAGTACAAGAAGGAGCCCAACAGGGGCTATGGGATGGCTGTTGTCAACGTCTTCAAGAAGCTCCTGAGCCCCAAGTGCAGCGATGTGTTTGAACCAGCGAGAGCCCAGTTCAATGGGAAGGGCTCCTATGGCAATGGGGCTGCCATGAGGGTGGCAGGCATCTCACTTGTGTACCCTGACATCCAGGATGTGAAGAAG TTTGCGAAGCTGAGTGCAGAGTTAACCCACGCCAACTCCCTGGGCTACAACGGGGCCATCCTGCAGGCCCTGGCTGTgcacctggctctgcagggagagctcagcaaggagaccttcctggagcagctcattaACCACATGGAAGATGTGGAGGCAGATGATAAGTCTCTTACTGATGCTCGAGC GCTGGGATTTGAGGATTTACCATTTTCAAGGCGTCTAAAGAAGATAAAGGAATTCTTGGAGCTCAGCAGCGTGCCCAGAGCAGATGTATTGTCTGAATTAG GCAACGGCATTGCTGCCCTGCGCTCGGTCCCCACTGCCATTTACTCCTTCTTGCGCTGCATGGAGCCTGACCCTGATATTCCTGATCACTACAGCAACCTGCAGAGGACCATCACCTACTGCATCTCTCTGGGTGGAGACACAGACACCATTGCTACCATGGCAGGAGCCATCGCTGGGGCTTATTATGGGGAGGAGCAGATCCCCCcaacctgggagcagagctgtgaagcCTTTCAAGAGACACAGAAGATAGCACAGAGCCTGCATGAGCTGTACTGCCAGAAGCTCTCAGcccatgggcagcctgggctctga
- the COL8A2 gene encoding collagen alpha-2(VIII) chain, translating to MLPDAAVLLVVVLGLRSAAGGGAAGYAQVKYMQPMVKGPLGPPFREGKGQYLDMPPLLPMDLKGEPGPPGKPGPRGPPGPPGYPGKPGTGKPGMHGQPGPAGPPGFSGIGKPGIPGLPGKAGMKGMPGAKGEPGMRGEQGPRGLPGPPGLPGPAGISVNGKPGPQGGPGLPGFRGEPGPKGEPGPRGERGMKGENGVGKPGLPGPRGNGGPPGPAGPPGPIGVGKPGLNGLPGAPGEKGDIGPPGGPGISGEPGPMGPRGPPGIDGIGVPGAAGVPGIQGPIGPKGEPGIRGLPGLPGPTGYGKPGLPGLKGDRGQPGAQGAIGDKGEPGVDGEPGEPGPAGIIGPPGPPGSMGLPGKHGLPGTKGDVGPSGPPGMPGIRGDQGPNGFAGKPGVPGERGLPGSLGPPGPAGPKGEPGFIGLPGVPGLTGGPGPKGDGGIPGQPGLRGPSGIPGLQGPAGPMGPQGIPGLKGEPGLPGVPGEGKTGEPGMAGPIGPPGMPGTPGLNGPPGPPGPPGPPGAPGVLDETGIAGLHLPDGGVEGAVLGNGKPGKPQYGRGEISARIAPAFTAILTSPFPASGMPVKFDRTLYNGHNGYNPVTGIFTCPISGIYYFAYHVHVKGTNVWVALYKNNVPATYTYDEYKKGYLDQASGSAVLELKENDQVWVQMPSDQANGLYSTEYIHSSFSGFLLCPT from the coding sequence acATGCCACCGCTGCTGCCGATGGACCTCAAAGGGGAGCCAGGACCCCCAGGAAAGCCCGGCCCACGTGGACCCCCCGGGCCCCCTGGCTATCCAGGGAAGCCAGGCACGGGAAAGCCAGGGATGCacggccagcctggccctgctgggcccCCCGGCTTCTCGGGCATTGGGAAACCTGGCATCCCAGGGCTCCCTGGCAAGGCGGGTATGAAAGGGATGCCTGGAGCCAAGGGTGAGCCCGGCATGCGAGGAGAGCAAGGGCCAAGAGGACTGCCTggacccccagggctgccaggaccAGCTGGCATCTCAGTCAATGGGAAGCCAGGACCCCAGGGTGGCCCTGGCTTGCCTGGGTTtcggggagagcctggcccaaaGGGAGAGCCAGGGCCTCGTGGAGAGCGAGGGATGAAGGGTGAGAATGGCGTGGGGAAGCCAGGGTTACCGGGGCCCCGGGGGAACGGGggccctcctggccctgcagggccCCCCGGGCCCATCGGCGTTGGCAAACCTGGCCTCAACGGCTTGCCAGGAGCGCCAGGGGAGAAGGGTGACATTGGGCCTCCAGGTGGGCCTGGCATCAGTGGGGAGCCTGGCCCCATGGGGCCACGGGGCCCCCCAGGCATTGATGGGATTGGCGTGCCAGGTGCTGCGGGAGTGCCAGGGATACAGGGCCCCATAGGACCAAAGGGAGAGCCCGGGATCCGTGGCCTCCCTGGTTTGCCAGGTCCAACAGGCTACGGGAAGCCAGGCTTGCCTGGCCTCAAAGGAGACCGCGGGCAGCCGGGGGCACAAGGAGCCATTGGCGATAAGGGGGAACCTGGTGTTGATGGGGAGCCAGGtgagccaggccctgctggcatCATTGGGCCACCAGGCCCACCAGGGTCCATGGGGCTGCCAGGCAAGCATGGGCTGCCTGGAACCAAAGGGGATGTGGGGCCAAGTGGGCCTCCAGGAATGCCAGGGATACGTGGTGACCAGGGACCAAACGGCTTTGCGGGAAAGCCAGGGGTGCCCGGAGAAAGGGGCCTGCCTGGCTCGCTGGGACCTCCTGGCCCAGCGGGCCCCAAAGGAGAACCAGGCTTCATTGGCCTCCCAGGGGTGCCAGGGTTAACGGGTGGCCCGGGGCCAAAAGGGGATGGTGGGATCCCGGGGCAGCCAGGACTGAGGGGCCCCTCTGGCATCCCAGGCCTGCAAGGACCTGCAGGTCCCATGGGGCCTCAGGGGATACCAGGGCTGAAAGGGGAGCCCGGGCTCCCCGGAGTTCCCGGTGAGGGGAAAACCGGTGAGCCTGGCATGGCTGGACCCATTGGCCCACCGGGAATGCCGGGAACGCCAGGGCTGAATGGGCCACCAGGCCCACCAGGGCCGCCCGGGCCGCCAGGAGCACCCGGGGTGCTGGACGAGACGGGCATCGCGGGGCTGCACCTGCCGGACGGAGGCGTGGAAGGCGCCGTGCTGGGCAACGGCAAGCCGGGGAAGCCGCAGTACGGCCGCGGGGAGATCTCCGCCCGCATCGCGCCGGCCTTCACCGCCATCCTCACCTCCCCCTTCCCCGCCTCGGGCATGCCGGTCAAGTTCGACCGGACTTTGTACAACGGCCACAACGGCTACAACCCGGTCACCGGCATCTTCACCTGCCCCATCTCTGGCATCTACTACTTCGCCTACCACGTGCACGTCAAAGGGACCAACGTCTGGGTGGCGCTCTACAAGAACAACGTGCCTGCCACCTACACCTACGACGAGTACAAAAAGGGTTACCTGGACCAGGCCTCGGGCAGTGCCGTGCTTGAACTCAAGGAGAACGACCAAGTCTGGGTACAAATGCCCTCGGACCAGGCCAACGGGTTGTACTCCACGGAATACATCCACTCCTCCTTCTCTGGGTTCCTGCTTTGCCCCACATAA